The following proteins come from a genomic window of Nautilia profundicola AmH:
- the bioD gene encoding dethiobiotin synthase, with protein MNIFVSANNTDQGKTYSTLLLMEMFAKKGYKVGVIKPIETGVDKIPADGYKLYNKAKELNPFLQQLSIEDIVPVRHSLPAAPYVSGEVDFQKIKTSYEKIKPLCDVLLIEGAGGILVPVKDKFKMIDFLNIFNAKLFMVFSSKLGMINDFLLNKYYLDSNGIEFTWAINLFDEKHYFEVSHPFMQKYNPLFIQKDLDKITQKLLGE; from the coding sequence ATGAATATATTTGTATCTGCTAACAATACGGACCAGGGAAAAACCTATTCAACTCTTTTACTCATGGAAATGTTTGCAAAAAAAGGCTATAAAGTAGGAGTAATAAAACCGATAGAAACAGGCGTAGATAAAATTCCCGCCGACGGTTATAAACTTTACAACAAAGCTAAAGAATTAAATCCTTTTTTACAACAACTTTCAATTGAAGACATTGTTCCCGTCAGACACTCTTTACCCGCAGCTCCTTATGTATCAGGAGAAGTCGACTTTCAAAAAATAAAAACCTCTTATGAAAAAATCAAACCTTTATGTGATGTTTTATTAATAGAAGGAGCCGGCGGCATTTTGGTACCTGTAAAGGATAAATTTAAAATGATAGACTTTTTAAATATTTTCAATGCTAAACTTTTTATGGTATTTAGCAGCAAACTCGGAATGATTAACGACTTTTTATTAAACAAATATTACCTTGATTCAAACGGTATTGAATTTACTTGGGCTATAAACCTTTTTGACGAAAAACACTATTTTGAAGTTTCGCATCCTTTTATGCAAAAATACAATCCTTTATTTATACAAAAAGATTTAGATAAAATAACACAAAAACTCTTAGGAGAATAG
- a CDS encoding PaaI family thioesterase → METQELNTHLKFNKKFGQLIEIGEDTAKVRLETTEDMAVDEEGLVHGGFTFGAADFCAMATVNHPYVVLVRSQCEFMAPVKVGDVVEFESETIMKEKRKHEIKVVGTINEIKVFEGIFGCVILDKHVLKRK, encoded by the coding sequence ATGGAAACACAAGAATTAAATACGCACCTGAAATTTAACAAAAAATTCGGTCAGTTAATTGAAATAGGAGAAGATACGGCAAAAGTAAGGCTTGAAACAACTGAAGATATGGCCGTTGATGAAGAAGGGCTTGTTCATGGCGGTTTTACATTCGGAGCTGCTGATTTTTGTGCCATGGCCACTGTTAATCATCCTTACGTGGTATTAGTAAGAAGTCAGTGTGAATTTATGGCTCCCGTAAAAGTCGGAGATGTGGTTGAATTTGAAAGCGAAACAATTATGAAAGAAAAAAGAAAACATGAAATAAAAGTAGTCGGAACAATAAATGAAATAAAAGTGTTTGAAGGAATCTTCGGCTGTGTAATATTAGACAAACATGTTTTAAAAAGAAAATAA